A part of Lacibacter sp. H407 genomic DNA contains:
- a CDS encoding sialate O-acetylesterase: MKKIVLLSIAIVCLIMSLKADVKPNSLFSDNMILQREVVLSVWGTANEGEKISLEFCGQKVNTVAKDGKWEVALQPLQPGGPFTMIIQGNNKIEIKNVLVGDVWVLSGQSNMERQLGLRRGQKPIVNWVEEAAFANFPQIRQFYVERNSTENPVDDVNSKWVICDPQTVIDFSAVGFFFAREIHQNLSVPIGLLFSSVGGTAIDKWTSRETQQQHPVLKKGVDAFYKSVKNFDADLAKFKKDSTSLLQKWKEETKIAELNKTALPRKPQTPVHPYLSGRNGGHYNAMIAPLLPYKIKGIVWYQGEADRNRADLYRIMFPLMISEWRKGWGSEKLPFLFVQIAPKFDYTPEIREAQMLTFKEVPYTSMAVLADCGDSLDSHPALKQPVGHRLALGAKAIAYGQQITYSGPIYKSMKVVGNTIEVDFDFTGKGLEARDGELRDFEIAGADKKYVPAKAVIKGDKVIVSAIGIEHPTAVRMGWFNYPHINLFNKDGLPASSFRSEFN; encoded by the coding sequence ATGAAAAAAATAGTTCTGCTGTCAATCGCAATTGTTTGCTTAATAATGAGTTTGAAGGCAGACGTAAAGCCAAATTCATTATTCAGTGACAATATGATATTGCAACGTGAAGTTGTACTATCTGTATGGGGTACTGCAAACGAAGGAGAAAAAATCTCTCTTGAGTTTTGCGGTCAAAAAGTAAATACAGTTGCAAAGGATGGAAAGTGGGAGGTTGCACTTCAGCCACTACAGCCCGGTGGCCCCTTTACAATGATCATTCAGGGGAACAATAAGATTGAAATAAAAAACGTGTTGGTTGGCGATGTATGGGTTTTAAGCGGACAATCAAACATGGAACGACAACTTGGACTTCGTCGTGGGCAAAAACCAATTGTGAATTGGGTGGAAGAGGCGGCCTTTGCTAATTTTCCGCAAATCAGACAATTCTATGTAGAAAGAAACTCCACCGAGAATCCGGTGGATGATGTGAACTCGAAATGGGTGATTTGTGATCCGCAAACGGTCATTGATTTTTCAGCAGTGGGATTTTTCTTTGCACGTGAAATTCATCAAAATTTATCTGTGCCCATTGGTTTATTATTTTCTTCGGTAGGTGGTACTGCTATCGACAAATGGACATCACGTGAAACACAACAGCAACATCCTGTGTTAAAAAAAGGTGTGGATGCTTTTTATAAATCTGTAAAAAACTTTGATGCAGATTTAGCAAAGTTTAAAAAAGATTCAACTTCATTGTTGCAAAAATGGAAAGAGGAAACAAAAATTGCAGAGCTGAACAAAACAGCTTTACCCCGTAAACCTCAAACCCCTGTTCATCCCTATCTCAGTGGACGAAATGGTGGTCATTACAATGCCATGATAGCTCCTCTGCTTCCTTATAAAATCAAAGGTATTGTTTGGTATCAGGGAGAGGCAGACCGTAATCGGGCAGATTTATACCGCATCATGTTCCCGTTGATGATTTCAGAATGGCGGAAAGGTTGGGGTTCTGAAAAACTGCCTTTTCTTTTTGTACAGATTGCTCCAAAATTTGATTACACACCCGAAATTAGAGAGGCCCAAATGCTGACGTTTAAAGAAGTGCCCTATACATCGATGGCTGTTTTAGCAGATTGTGGTGATTCGTTAGACAGCCATCCTGCACTAAAGCAACCGGTGGGTCATCGGTTGGCATTGGGTGCAAAAGCCATTGCTTACGGTCAGCAAATAACCTACTCCGGCCCAATTTATAAATCAATGAAAGTGGTGGGTAATACCATTGAAGTTGATTTCGATTTTACAGGAAAAGGATTGGAAGCAAGAGACGGTGAATTGCGAGATTTTGAAATTGCAGGCGCCGATAAAAAATACGTTCCTGCAAAAGCTGTTATTAAAGGAGACAAAGTTATTGTTTCGGCCATAGGTATTGAACATCCAACCGCTGTGCGTATGGGTTGGTTCAATTATCCTCACATCAATCTTTTTAATAAAGATGGACTTCCGGCATCATCGTTTCGATCAGAGTTTAACTGA
- a CDS encoding SGNH/GDSL hydrolase family protein, translated as MKYISFKLFGVLISCLICVAAAQKQAKKLLVIGDSISMGYTPFLEKSLAPDILVTHNPGNGGSTVRGVASVEKWLDNRQWDVILFNFGLHDMMYKDSANKNDVVNGKVSVPLEEYRKNLETIVGILRETTAKLYFVTTTTVPQNSSSRKVEDPAKYNAVAQEVMKKNGIEVIDLYTASLTIHPQNSKPRNVHYTPEGYELLASYISKVIKAATR; from the coding sequence ATGAAGTACATTTCCTTTAAACTATTTGGAGTTTTAATCAGTTGCTTGATCTGCGTTGCGGCAGCACAAAAGCAGGCTAAAAAGCTGCTTGTTATTGGAGACTCTATATCGATGGGCTACACACCTTTTTTAGAAAAGTCGTTGGCTCCCGACATTTTGGTAACCCATAATCCGGGTAATGGGGGATCAACAGTAAGAGGTGTGGCAAGTGTTGAAAAGTGGTTGGATAACAGGCAGTGGGATGTCATTCTTTTCAATTTCGGTTTGCATGATATGATGTATAAAGATTCGGCTAATAAGAACGATGTAGTGAACGGTAAAGTTTCTGTTCCATTGGAAGAGTACAGAAAAAATTTAGAAACCATTGTTGGCATACTGCGTGAAACCACTGCCAAACTCTATTTTGTTACAACCACTACTGTGCCGCAAAATTCATCTAGTAGAAAAGTAGAGGATCCTGCGAAATACAACGCAGTTGCGCAGGAAGTGATGAAAAAAAACGGCATTGAAGTCATTGATTTATATACAGCCTCGCTGACCATTCATCCGCAAAATTCAAAACCGAGAAATGTTCATTACACACCTGAAGGATATGAGTTACTTGCATCTTATATTTCGAAAGTTATAAAAGCAGCCACCAGATAA
- a CDS encoding alpha-L-fucosidase, whose translation MLRKNVTVFSVYTLMILVTVSNNLSAQNTKRDGVKEEHSQIGIERQEGKEHTLHPDAQWFPDAGLGLFIHWGISSVRAMNISWPMIPGRPLGVTRIDNQDERNRIIRDMDYNLNGKKPEITPLEYWEMAKDFNPDEYNPELWIKKAKEAGFTYVVLTTKHHEGFALWPSAYGSFSTKNYMGGKDLVRPFVEACRKEGLKVGLYYTGPDWYFDKDYMNFMYHRVKSLNPEFPSLGTDLKPRTNIINPDDEKKHHALYARMVKGQVEELLTNYGKIDLIWFDGKPGIPNADKVITQERIRELQPGILINPRMHGKGDFITYERRLPESRPQDISWAEFCNPWNGNWVYVERPYKALGSVLSELVKCRAWGINYLLGFGPMGNGSLAPEAYSNMQKLAEWMKLNKDAVYNVRPLPATENASVLASVQGNKRYLYLVPTFKDNRSNDKDLLPNEDVVVTLTGITKPRKVVFQSNGKKMKFQFSKEKSEMTIAIPATQRSNLVDVIAVYL comes from the coding sequence ATGTTAAGAAAAAATGTAACCGTATTTTCTGTTTATACGCTAATGATACTGGTAACAGTGAGTAACAACTTGTCGGCTCAAAACACAAAGCGTGATGGAGTTAAAGAAGAACACTCACAAATAGGAATTGAGAGACAAGAAGGAAAAGAACACACGCTGCATCCCGATGCACAATGGTTTCCGGATGCAGGGTTGGGTTTGTTTATTCATTGGGGAATTTCATCGGTTCGTGCCATGAACATTTCGTGGCCTATGATACCGGGACGCCCGTTGGGTGTTACCCGCATCGACAATCAGGATGAACGCAATCGGATAATTCGTGACATGGATTATAATTTGAATGGGAAAAAACCGGAGATTACTCCCCTGGAATATTGGGAAATGGCTAAGGATTTTAATCCTGATGAATACAATCCGGAACTATGGATAAAAAAAGCTAAAGAGGCCGGGTTCACCTATGTTGTTTTAACTACCAAACATCACGAAGGCTTTGCGTTATGGCCCAGCGCATACGGAAGTTTCAGCACCAAAAATTATATGGGAGGCAAAGATTTAGTTCGTCCTTTTGTAGAAGCTTGTCGTAAAGAAGGTTTGAAAGTAGGTTTGTACTATACCGGTCCGGATTGGTATTTCGATAAAGATTATATGAATTTTATGTATCACCGGGTAAAAAGTTTAAATCCTGAGTTTCCCTCGTTGGGGACCGATTTGAAACCCCGTACCAATATCATCAATCCCGATGATGAAAAAAAACATCATGCTTTATATGCCCGGATGGTCAAAGGACAGGTAGAAGAGTTGCTGACCAACTACGGAAAAATAGATTTGATCTGGTTCGATGGAAAACCGGGAATTCCGAATGCTGATAAGGTGATTACGCAGGAACGCATCAGGGAACTGCAGCCCGGTATTCTGATAAACCCACGAATGCATGGTAAGGGTGATTTTATTACCTACGAACGGCGTTTGCCCGAGAGTAGGCCGCAAGATATAAGCTGGGCAGAGTTCTGCAATCCATGGAATGGAAACTGGGTATATGTGGAACGACCGTATAAAGCATTAGGATCTGTACTCAGCGAATTGGTTAAGTGCAGAGCGTGGGGTATCAACTACCTTTTAGGTTTTGGTCCAATGGGTAATGGCAGTCTGGCGCCCGAAGCTTACAGTAATATGCAGAAACTTGCTGAGTGGATGAAGTTGAATAAGGATGCTGTTTATAATGTTCGTCCGTTACCTGCTACAGAAAATGCGTCAGTACTGGCATCGGTTCAGGGAAACAAACGCTATTTATACCTCGTGCCAACTTTTAAAGACAATCGTTCCAACGACAAAGACCTTCTTCCTAATGAAGATGTAGTTGTAACACTCACCGGAATAACAAAACCACGTAAGGTGGTGTTTCAATCCAATGGGAAAAAAATGAAATTCCAATTCTCCAAAGAAAAATCGGAGATGACTATTGCAATACCGGCAACACAAAGAAGTAATCTGGTGGATGTAATTGCCGTATATCTGTAG
- a CDS encoding heparinase II/III domain-containing protein translates to MNKIIMVLLAAMFHYGGSAQIGTTPQDSISVQMNVPDHPRLFLLKGDEKTLLNNIKKDAAWTSMHEAVIKQSNEMLAQPVNERVMIGRRLLGTSRDVLHKVFSLSYAYRMTGDVKYSDRAVKEMLKAASFVDWNPSHFLDVAEMTLALAIGYDWNYDLLSKENRVQIKTAIIEKGLNLSLLTKNNSWLNRDNNWNQVCNAGISLGALAVYEENPEFAVRLLNRSIKSLPNTMKVYAPDGSYPEGVSYWAYGTTFNCLFLDAIEKIYKNNFGLAAMPGFMQTGFFSQVMITPTLQHFAHSDCGIKANLQPAVFWFYSKTNDPKLLLNQYKLYQADRKQNFVKDRLFPLAILWGVPTKASFSSTVEPKELMWVTKSETPVAVMRSSWTDKDALYLGFKGGSPSVNHAHMDGGSFYFEAQGVKWGLDLGMHEYETLEKNGIALFNRAQESQRWDVFRIGNAAHNTLTINNEKHLVSGNVLIEQFSNDENLMFVRSNLSTLFTHTLKEAKRTVALIDKSYVLVEDNIAANDKPATIKWNMTTQASSVTEISPNTFLLIFGDKKLFVKIDGAIQLRSYFKPATPTLSFELPNPGVSLFGFEFDLPANETKKIKVYLMPEKEFEIKQMKPIR, encoded by the coding sequence ATGAATAAAATAATAATGGTTTTATTGGCAGCGATGTTCCATTATGGCGGATCAGCACAAATTGGCACTACTCCACAGGATTCAATTTCTGTGCAAATGAATGTTCCAGATCATCCCCGTCTGTTTTTGTTAAAAGGCGACGAAAAAACGCTGTTGAATAATATTAAAAAAGACGCAGCCTGGACAAGTATGCACGAAGCAGTGATTAAACAGTCGAACGAAATGCTGGCGCAACCCGTAAATGAAAGGGTAATGATTGGAAGAAGATTGTTAGGCACTTCCAGAGATGTACTCCATAAAGTTTTTTCACTGAGTTATGCGTATCGCATGACGGGTGATGTAAAATATTCCGACAGGGCAGTGAAGGAAATGTTGAAAGCAGCTTCGTTTGTTGATTGGAATCCGAGTCATTTTTTGGACGTGGCAGAAATGACCTTGGCTTTAGCAATAGGGTACGATTGGAATTATGATTTGTTGAGCAAAGAAAATCGTGTACAAATAAAAACGGCCATTATTGAAAAAGGATTAAACCTCTCGCTGCTAACTAAAAACAACTCATGGCTAAATAGAGATAATAACTGGAATCAGGTTTGCAATGCAGGGATTTCGTTAGGTGCATTAGCCGTGTATGAAGAAAATCCGGAGTTCGCAGTTCGGTTACTTAACCGCTCTATCAAATCATTGCCCAATACAATGAAAGTATATGCTCCTGATGGTTCTTATCCAGAAGGGGTGAGTTATTGGGCCTATGGAACAACCTTTAATTGTTTGTTTTTAGATGCGATTGAAAAAATTTACAAGAACAACTTTGGACTTGCGGCTATGCCCGGATTTATGCAAACCGGATTTTTCTCACAGGTGATGATAACGCCTACACTTCAACATTTCGCACATTCCGATTGTGGAATAAAAGCAAATCTGCAACCCGCAGTGTTTTGGTTTTACAGTAAAACCAACGATCCCAAGCTGCTGCTTAACCAATACAAGCTATACCAGGCAGATCGTAAACAAAACTTTGTGAAGGACAGATTATTTCCGCTGGCTATACTTTGGGGTGTGCCAACAAAAGCTTCATTTTCATCTACCGTAGAACCGAAGGAATTGATGTGGGTCACCAAAAGTGAAACACCTGTTGCAGTGATGCGTAGTTCATGGACTGATAAGGATGCATTGTATCTTGGTTTTAAAGGTGGTTCACCTTCAGTGAATCATGCACACATGGATGGCGGTTCATTTTACTTCGAAGCGCAGGGCGTGAAATGGGGGTTGGATTTGGGTATGCACGAATACGAAACATTGGAAAAAAATGGAATTGCTTTATTTAATAGGGCACAGGAAAGTCAACGTTGGGATGTATTTCGAATTGGAAATGCTGCACACAACACATTAACAATAAACAACGAAAAACATTTGGTAAGTGGGAATGTGCTGATCGAACAATTTTCGAATGATGAAAATTTGATGTTCGTTCGTTCCAACTTGTCAACCTTATTTACCCATACTTTAAAAGAAGCGAAAAGAACGGTGGCTTTAATTGATAAATCGTATGTGTTGGTGGAAGATAATATTGCTGCAAATGATAAGCCGGCAACGATTAAATGGAACATGACCACCCAGGCATCGAGCGTAACTGAAATTTCGCCGAATACATTCTTGTTGATCTTCGGGGATAAAAAACTATTTGTAAAGATTGACGGTGCAATTCAACTTCGTTCGTACTTTAAACCGGCAACCCCAACATTGTCATTCGAATTGCCCAACCCCGGAGTTTCATTGTTTGGGTTTGAATTTGATTTGCCGGCGAACGAAACAAAAAAAATCAAAGTGTATTTAATGCCCGAAAAAGAATTTGAAATTAAACAGATGAAGCCTATTCGTTAA
- a CDS encoding alpha/beta hydrolase: MALTGSEGNYALKDSAKICPLIEGGCSALPADAYTVLARYKPELISEKDYAECTTLKFTYKTYDTFSLYMEVDIPKQSKGPHPFIIYVHGGGWANGTLTSFHNQSTYLASRGIAGVRISYSLMSQGGTFNKGMQEMADAFEFIKAHAAEWGLDMTRFGYAGGSAGTPLASLAAMKHNGNGCKLFMGCNGIYDFTGNLQGTFGRSSPYLKEYPKQENRTVISPIHAIPEKVANIPAVIVFHGTADFTISYLQSVALCDAVSKKGGRAEKNIYENYVHAFYGKGGSDRYEDITMKMYAFARSVFKMQ; the protein is encoded by the coding sequence ATGGCTTTAACGGGTTCGGAGGGGAATTATGCATTGAAAGATTCAGCTAAAATTTGCCCGTTAATCGAAGGAGGTTGCAGCGCATTGCCTGCAGATGCTTATACAGTTCTTGCCCGTTACAAGCCCGAGTTAATCAGTGAAAAAGATTATGCGGAATGCACTACGTTGAAGTTTACATATAAAACGTACGATACTTTTTCGCTGTATATGGAAGTGGATATTCCTAAACAATCCAAAGGTCCGCATCCATTTATTATTTATGTACATGGAGGCGGATGGGCAAATGGCACACTCACTTCGTTTCACAATCAATCGACCTATTTAGCATCAAGGGGTATTGCAGGAGTAAGAATAAGTTATTCACTCATGTCGCAAGGCGGTACTTTTAATAAGGGTATGCAGGAAATGGCGGATGCGTTTGAATTTATAAAAGCACATGCTGCAGAATGGGGATTAGATATGACACGTTTTGGTTACGCAGGCGGTTCGGCAGGAACTCCGTTAGCATCGTTAGCTGCTATGAAACACAACGGGAACGGTTGCAAACTCTTTATGGGCTGCAATGGAATTTATGATTTCACTGGTAATCTTCAGGGAACGTTCGGAAGAAGTTCTCCTTATCTGAAGGAATATCCAAAGCAGGAAAACCGTACGGTTATTTCACCTATTCATGCTATTCCGGAAAAAGTTGCAAACATTCCTGCAGTGATTGTTTTTCATGGTACGGCTGATTTCACCATTTCCTATTTGCAATCAGTTGCACTTTGCGATGCTGTATCGAAAAAAGGAGGGCGTGCAGAAAAAAATATCTATGAAAATTATGTGCATGCTTTTTATGGTAAAGGCGGTTCTGACAGGTATGAAGATATTACGATGAAGATGTATGCCTTTGCCCGCTCGGTTTTTAAAATGCAGTAA
- a CDS encoding Gfo/Idh/MocA family protein — translation MSLSRRHFIKQSAKASAAVYAATFGFSAKSYGNIIGANDRVRLGVVGYSDRFRQALFPSFLNHYKELNFDIVAVSDLWKLRREEGQSFLKEKLGHDVQTCVNNDELYRIKDLDGVIVSTADFQHALHAIEAVKAGKDAYVEKPFAETMEDNRNALKIIKASNRIIQVGSQRRSGGNYTAAAEFIKSGNFGPITMVELTWNVNQPGRWRRPALVAKCKQEDTDWKRFLMNRPFEKWDPRKYLEYRLFWPYSSGMPGQWMSHQIDTVHWFSGLKHPRSVVANGGIYMWKDGRRNWDTTTAVFDYGPQNDLTTGFQVTFGSRMHNGDEKPAEIYYANGGELNLNTNTISPKGGLQQNHARAMDMKPNLLPEMKLTDLEEKVVASANTGADRLTSNHMRNFMECMRSRKQPNAPVEAGYYHSIATIMTNAAVRTGAKVTFDEKTQEVMANGKVFKY, via the coding sequence ATGTCTCTATCTCGTCGCCATTTTATCAAGCAATCTGCGAAAGCATCAGCAGCAGTATATGCTGCAACATTTGGTTTCAGTGCTAAAAGTTATGGAAATATCATTGGGGCAAACGATCGGGTTCGTTTAGGTGTGGTAGGTTATTCCGATCGTTTTCGCCAGGCGTTATTTCCTTCTTTTTTAAATCATTACAAAGAATTGAATTTCGATATTGTTGCAGTAAGTGATCTGTGGAAGTTGCGCAGGGAAGAAGGACAAAGTTTTCTGAAAGAAAAATTGGGACATGATGTGCAGACTTGTGTGAATAATGATGAACTCTATCGCATCAAAGATCTTGATGGAGTGATCGTAAGCACCGCCGATTTTCAACATGCACTGCATGCCATTGAAGCAGTGAAAGCCGGTAAAGATGCCTATGTTGAAAAACCATTTGCTGAAACAATGGAAGACAACAGGAATGCTTTAAAGATCATCAAGGCCAGCAACAGAATTATACAGGTAGGTTCGCAACGCCGCAGTGGTGGAAATTATACTGCAGCCGCAGAGTTTATAAAGTCAGGGAATTTTGGGCCAATCACTATGGTTGAATTAACATGGAATGTAAATCAACCCGGCCGTTGGAGACGACCTGCATTGGTTGCAAAATGTAAACAGGAAGATACCGATTGGAAACGCTTTTTAATGAACCGCCCGTTTGAAAAATGGGATCCAAGAAAATATTTAGAATATCGTTTATTCTGGCCTTATTCATCGGGTATGCCCGGTCAATGGATGAGTCATCAAATTGATACGGTGCATTGGTTTAGCGGATTAAAACATCCACGCAGTGTAGTTGCCAATGGTGGAATTTATATGTGGAAGGATGGACGAAGAAACTGGGATACAACGACTGCTGTTTTTGATTATGGTCCGCAGAACGATCTTACAACAGGTTTCCAGGTAACCTTTGGTTCACGTATGCATAATGGTGATGAAAAGCCAGCTGAAATCTACTATGCAAATGGAGGTGAATTAAATCTGAATACAAATACAATTTCACCGAAAGGAGGGCTTCAGCAAAATCATGCAAGGGCAATGGATATGAAACCCAACCTTCTTCCTGAAATGAAATTGACGGATTTGGAAGAGAAAGTTGTTGCATCGGCCAACACAGGTGCAGACCGATTAACAAGTAATCACATGCGCAATTTTATGGAATGTATGCGAAGCCGTAAGCAACCAAATGCTCCGGTTGAAGCAGGCTATTATCATTCCATTGCAACGATCATGACGAATGCTGCAGTAAGAACAGGTGCCAAAGTAACCTTTGATGAAAAGACACAGGAAGTAATGGCCAATGGAAAAGTATTTAAATATTAA
- a CDS encoding sulfatase family protein yields MKKLLMALAPFVALTIMAQGNQKKAKLPNIVIIYADDMGYGDLNCQNPDSKIPTPNLDKLASEGMRFTDAHSSSGICSPSRFAFLTGTYHWRRQHGIVSSFGKPFFKDSDITLPQVLKTKGYTTACIGKWHLGWDWEFKNKPSAETEQFGKKVKYYQPQDIDWSKPVKGGPLSRGFDYYFGDGTINFPPYAWIENDRFLEYPTETMLESNIGFKTKEGNWEFRPGPKVKDWNPYDVLPTLTKKAVEWINNRKENEPFFLYLPLPSPHAPIIPNDEFDNKSKAGAYGDFVFQTDWVAGQVLQALKDKGLDENTIIIFSADNGTERYAWERAEKFGHFSMGNDRGLKQDVYEGGHHVPFIFKWPGHIKAGSISHEVISQVDVMATLAKITGIDLDEKAAPDSYNLTAVLTGKQYKSPLREATVHNTHQERWGLRKGDWLYINNSTGSQREMPESFKKLRGYTDFSTEGILFNMKDDPEQRVNLFEKYPEIVKEMKQLLQKYRTSERTVSR; encoded by the coding sequence ATGAAAAAACTTCTCATGGCACTGGCTCCTTTTGTGGCGTTAACAATAATGGCACAGGGAAATCAGAAAAAAGCAAAGCTGCCTAACATTGTTATCATTTATGCTGATGATATGGGTTATGGTGATTTGAATTGCCAAAATCCAGATTCAAAAATTCCCACACCTAATCTCGATAAGCTGGCATCGGAAGGGATGCGTTTTACCGATGCACACAGTTCCTCCGGTATATGCTCGCCCAGTCGTTTTGCTTTTCTCACCGGCACGTATCATTGGCGAAGGCAACATGGTATTGTAAGTTCATTTGGTAAACCTTTTTTTAAAGATTCGGATATTACGTTGCCCCAGGTATTAAAAACCAAAGGCTATACAACCGCTTGTATTGGTAAATGGCATTTGGGATGGGATTGGGAATTTAAAAATAAACCTTCAGCCGAAACTGAACAATTCGGGAAAAAGGTTAAATATTACCAACCGCAGGACATTGATTGGAGTAAGCCGGTTAAAGGTGGCCCGCTTTCACGTGGTTTTGATTATTACTTTGGCGATGGTACCATTAATTTCCCCCCATATGCCTGGATTGAAAATGATCGTTTCCTGGAGTATCCAACAGAAACTATGCTTGAAAGCAATATCGGTTTCAAAACCAAAGAGGGAAACTGGGAATTCAGACCGGGGCCAAAAGTAAAAGACTGGAATCCATACGATGTATTGCCTACACTTACTAAAAAGGCTGTTGAATGGATTAACAACCGAAAGGAAAATGAACCATTCTTTCTTTACTTACCCCTGCCATCACCTCATGCACCGATTATTCCCAACGATGAGTTTGATAATAAATCGAAAGCAGGTGCTTATGGCGATTTTGTTTTTCAAACCGACTGGGTAGCAGGGCAAGTATTGCAGGCCTTAAAAGATAAAGGGCTGGACGAAAACACCATCATCATTTTCAGTGCCGATAATGGTACGGAACGGTATGCATGGGAACGTGCAGAGAAGTTTGGACATTTCAGCATGGGCAATGATCGTGGTTTGAAACAGGATGTGTACGAAGGTGGTCATCACGTACCTTTTATTTTTAAGTGGCCCGGACATATCAAAGCCGGTTCGATTTCACATGAAGTAATTTCACAGGTAGATGTAATGGCTACACTTGCCAAGATTACAGGAATTGATTTAGATGAAAAAGCGGCACCCGATAGTTATAATCTAACAGCAGTGTTAACTGGAAAGCAATACAAATCGCCACTCAGGGAAGCCACAGTACATAACACCCACCAAGAAAGATGGGGACTTCGCAAAGGAGATTGGCTCTATATTAATAATTCAACCGGCAGCCAACGTGAAATGCCGGAATCTTTTAAAAAGCTAAGAGGGTATACCGATTTTTCTACCGAAGGAATTCTTTTCAATATGAAAGATGATCCGGAGCAACGGGTGAATTTGTTCGAAAAATATCCTGAAATAGTAAAAGAAATGAAACAACTGCTTCAGAAATATCGAACAAGTGAAAGAACAGTTAGCCGTTAA